From the Pseudomonas monsensis genome, the window GTATTGGTAAGCCTGCGTATTCCGCCGCAGTTGATGGGCATCGTTCCGCAGAACGCGGGTGGGTTTGGGTCTGTCAAGGACGCTACAGACGCTACAGACGCTCGGATCGCTAATGAGTTGGAGCCAATTCAGGCACGTCTTGAGCAGGTTAATGAATGGGTCGGAAAAAAGGTGATTACCTTTCGAGTGAATTTTTAAATTTTCTATTTGCCGTAAGTGGTGATTGTATTTTTTGTAGACTTAATGATGGCGAAGTAATATCTTTGAGCTAAAGTCACTGTTTTATCTGCCCATTGGAATGGCAGGGTTGCGACAGGGAGATCTACAGCTTGTTGCTGAAGATTATTACTGTTAGATATTAGAGTTGATATGTATGCATGTATCTAAATATTATAATTTGGGTAGAAAGCAATCTGAGTTGGATTTTGTTGATGTAAGGTTGGATACGGATGTCCCCGTATTTCTTGATCCTACAGCAATTAAATCACTTGAGTCACCTTGGGGTAACGAACTTTCGTCGCTGCTTCAAAGTTTCTTTGAAACTGTGTTAAATCACATAAAAAATGGCAAGCACAAAGCGGCTCAAGCATTGTTGGCGTCTCTCAGCGAACGCAATGAGTTTCACTTGGGATACTCGAGTGGGAAATCTCAAGGTCATGCGTTTGGGACCAAGTCTGCAGAAAGTGTTTGGGGAGCACTCTTTAAAAGTAATGCCTCATTAACAGGGTTGTTAGAGGATCTGGAAGACACATGTCTACTGATTGAAGGGATTGGTTCGGACATGATTTCTGATGCGGTAAGCAATATTTTACGTGGTCCGCTAATAAAGTATACGCAGGATATGTGTGTCTATTATGGCATTCCAATGACTGCGGGTGTTGTGTCAGGCCCCCTATGGAACCCGCTTAAAGGAATATGGGACAATGATTTTGTTACGCTTCCTGTTGCTGGTAAATATGGGAAAGTGATCTTTGTTCCTAAGCTTTTAGTAAGACAAAAATTATCATACCGGGTAGATGAATATTATAGACATTTTTTACTGCCGGAGATGCAGCTCTCGGAGCTGAAAGCGCAAACACCGCTTGTCGAAGTTTTGAAGGATGGCAGCCGCCGAGTAACAAAAAAAGCTCTGATGGGGAAATATGGTAAGGATAAGTTGGCTGTTGTAAATATGACAATAAGGCATCCGCATGCTTTAGAAGATTATCGTATTGCTAAGAGAGATAAAACCCCTTTGCCTCTTAGTCATGAAGATATTGCGGATATTGAAAAGGTGGATAAGCCAGATTGGGATTTGTTAAAAAAAGAGTTATTGGCCATTCCTCCAGGTAATGATGCTGCAAGTGCTTATGAAAATGTTATAGAGAAAATATTTTCGGCGCTATTTTACCCGTCTCTGTGTAACCCAAAAAAACAACATAATATTCATGATGGTCGAAAACGAATAGATATCACATACACAAACGAAGCGAAAAGTGGTTTTTTCTATTGGATAGGTACCCACTATCCCTCGTCACTGATTTTTGTCGAGTGCAAAAATTATGGGAAAGAGGTTGGCAATCCAGAGGTAGATCAACTCTCTGGAAGATTTTCACCTCGTCGAGGCACTGTGGGAATACTAACTTGTAGGAATATTCAGGACAAAGTTCGTTTGACTGCTAGGTGCAAAGATACAGCACGAGATTCCAGAGGATATATCTTAGTGTTGGATGATCATGACGTCCTCGCTTTATTGGATGAGCGAAATAAAGTCGACGGTCTACTAGCGTACGAACTACTTCGCAATAAGTTCATGGAGCTGATTAACTAGTTTTTTGAGGAGTATGTTGTGAAGGGTATGAGCCTCTCTTAATCGGATTCATCTCAACTGTCTCCGTTTCCTGTAAGGATTGATTCAGTCAAAGGTGGGCAGAATTGGCGCGCGCCGTCGTCCCCCCACCTCGCCTGCGGGCTAAATGGGTCTTTTTTTCCGCAGCCCTGCGATGCGCTGAGCGCAGCCACGGCTGGGCTTTGTAATACTGAATGAATGAGACAAAAAGCCTGCGAATCCCTGCGAAGGGTAGGGCACCCCGATGCATTTTCCTGGCTCGTTTGTTCGTCAGACATGAGGCACCGTCAGGCGCTGATTTTCAGGAGCGGAGTCGGGAAAAAGTAATGTGGTAATTCGGATATCGGTATACCGCTGAAAGCCCCGTATTCCTTGGCTTTGCGGGATTACTTCAGAAAGTAGTTTTGAGTAATGAAAAAGGTGATTTGAACGTAAGTGATTGATTTGTAAGGGGTGAATAAATGGAAAAATTACTTCCTCAAAAGGTAATTACCTTACCTCTACATTACTTAAAAATTACCTTGGGCCGATCCCTTGCAGGCCAGTTAAATCAAGGCTCTCAGTCCGGTCGGATGATCAAGTTGCCGAAATTACCTTTTTCCGATGCCGTTCCCGAAAAAACGGATATCCCTCTATGGCCCTTTGCGTGTTCGACTTCCGCGCAAACTCATGGGACCACCATGGTAACGCTTGCGCACTAACTATCGGCCTGAACCCCTTATAAACCGCGCCCTGACTTCGCGAAAATCGCAATCGGGCGGTTTCGAATCTCTCCTTCACCGCCAAATTCGATTCTCAAGAAACCCCGATCTCGAAAGAGGTCGGGGTTTCTTGTTTTTCGCACCTGAATAGCCCTGGGCTTCTGTCTAAGCATCCGCGAGACCGCAGGTCGTCGCTCTACGCCCTATCGGCGCAGGCCGATCACGGGCCGCTTTCGTTGAATAATTTAACCAAGCAGTTAAAATCGGCACACGAATGGCTCTGCGTTACGCGCTGCATCGAAGGGTCGAGATTGGCATTACTGAGGTAGAAAGTAGTGGAACCACTATTTGCAGTCGTCGCGACGACAGGGTATTTGCTGTTGGTTGAGGTGCACTCTCGAAAGGTTATCCCGCTTGAGAATGAGCGCACTGAATACTACGGCGTTTCGTGGTTTCCCGGCAGCAAGGATTTTGTCTTGTCCCATTCAGGGCTGGATAACGTAAAACTGAAGGACATTCAGACTTACGCGACCTCTGAAGTAGGCTTCCTCTCCCACGGCTCTTTCCAGTCCGAAACGTTCCTGTCGGAACCGCACCAGGTGCTCTGTGCATCTGATGGTCGGGTGGTTTGCACCAACACCGGGCGCAACGCGATCACGGTGGTCGATCTGGCAAAACCTGGGCACTACCAGGAAAAACGTTTGAGCAACGTGCGCTGGGATCGTTTGTCGCTGGAAGAAATCACCGGCGATCATCTCAATTCCGTATTCGAAAAAGACGGGCACTTGTATGTCATCGCCCACGGTCACCACAACGGTTCGCTGTTGGCAGTTCTGACCTATCCGGGGCTGGAGCTGGTCAGTCTGACGCCGATCGAACGGCGTACGGGCCTGCACAACGTGTGGGTGTCGGACGAAGGGCAGAAAATTGCCTGCCACAGCAACATTGGTGCACTGATCGACCTGGATACCAACGATGTCATCTGGGAATCCGGCAGTCCTATCTACACGCGAGGCCTGGCGGTGTCGTCCGATGTCATGCTGGTGGGGGAAAGCCAGATGACCGGACGGGATCTGCGTCGCAGTTCCATGAGCGGGTTGTGGGTTCTGGAGCGCAATACTTATAAGCCGCTGGACTACATTTGCCTCGGCCCTTACGGCGCAGTCAATGAAGTCCGGTTGTTGAACGTCAAGGACTTTGCGCACCACGGCCATACCTTTCCTTTCGTCTCGGAGTTGTACGAAAGGAGCCTGTTCAATCGCAAATCGGAAGAACGGTTAAGCGCTTTCCAGCGTTCGCAGAGGATTCAACAGGAGTGGGCGGGAGTAGAACTCGTCTACGGCGTGCCGAAGTTGCTGGAGGACGGCGGTAAAGAAGCCATTCTCGGCAATCTTTGCCTGATCAAGCAAATAGATGACTCGGCACAGGAACAGCGCACTTTGGCGTTCAGCTACTCGCTGGATACGCCTTCCACGGATTCCCACGTGGCGGTGGTGACCTATCAAGGCAATGGTGGCGACACCGACATGAGTGCCCTGTTGATTCAGCCGATCAATGATATCGAGGCCGGGTTGGTCCTGTGGACAAACGACGGAGCGCGCTGGATGCCGGAGCCGGACGTGGGCCTTTCGGGGCTTCCTTATAGCGGCGACATACGCGTGGTCGCGAGCGCAGCGGGTCTGGAGTTTTATTTGAACAATAAATTGCTCATCAACGTAGAGGCGAGCAGATTGCCGCATCTTGGCGGTTCGTTGGGAGTTCGCTGGATTGGCTCTACCATTACCCGGTCTGTTGAATAATCAATTGGCTTGATGGCTGGTTGATTTGCAACCCACGCGTGGCCGGTTGGTCTATGGCCACTCAGGCTGAAGTGTATGGACTCAGACTCTACCCGAGATGAGGTGTAGGTATGGCAACAGAAAAAATCAATCCCCGGGAAAATATCGTGCTGCACCCGACTCAGGTTGCACAAGTCGACCGAGAGCGTGTTGTTGCTCAGAAGCCCTTCACTATCTGGTTTACCGGGCTGAGCGGTTCCGGTAAGTCGACGCTGGCATTTTCCATTGAAAAGTTGCTGATCGAGGGTGGAAAGCCTGCATACGTTCTGGACGGTGACAATGTGCGTCACGGACTTTGCAAGGATCTGGGGTTCAGCGCAGAAGATCGTTCGGAAAATATTCGTCGAATCGCCGAAGTGGCGCGGTTAATGAATGAGGCTGGCGTCACGGTGATGGTGGCATGCATCTCCCCGACGCGTGAGTGTCGCGAGAAGGCCAGAACAATCATCGGTGATGAACGTTTTCTGGAAGTTTATTTGAGTACGCCGCTGGATGTTTGTGAGCGTCTCGATCCGAAAGGGCTTTACCGAAAGGCCAGAGCAGGGTTGATTCCTGATTTCACGGGCGTGTCTGCGCCTTATGAAGTGCCTGAGGCTCCTGCACTGGTTCTGGATGCAAGTGAGCGCTCCATTGCAGACTGCGTTGAGGCAATCGTCGCCAAAGCCAGGAATTGTGCGCAATAACGAAGTCATTTTCAGTTGTTTGAAGTGGCGATCTGCAAGGCTGAGCACAGGCTCGCTTTTGTTGATCGCCATTTTTTTTCTACACACTCCACAGGGATTGGTCAGATGATTACCACTACAACCCATTCAATCGAGGGGCGCCAGATAACCGCCTATCTGGATATTGTCAGCGCCGAATCGGTGCAGGGCGTCAATGTGATCCGGGACATGTTTGCCGGCATGCGCGACTTTTTCGGTGGTCGCTCTCAGACATTGGAGCGGGCATTGAAGGAGGCGCGCATTCAGGCGACCGAAGAGATCAAGGAGCGAGCCCGTGCGTTGCAGGCGGATGCGGTGGTCGGGCTGGATTTCGAGATCAGTATGCCGGCCGGCATGGGCGGCATGGTTGTGGTGTTTGCGACCGGGACGGCGGTGAAGCTGCGCTGATGTGAAGTTTGTGCCTGGTAGGTTTCGTCATGGCCATTCATGTCCCGCAGCCACTGATCATCAGAGCTGAAAGCGGTAGGGCACCGGTTCTCCTGGACATGTTCGCGAATCCTTCGCAGTGAGGCGGGAGTGCCTGAATAGCTCAACTGCAACTGCGAGCGCCCTCCATTTTTTTGAATTTTCGCGGGCCATTCGTCGGGCATCAGTCGATCTGAATCACAAGTCCGGTAATGACCGGCTAGTCTCAAAAGTCTTGGAGGTCGATATTTTTTCAGGCAAAAGGGTTTTTGCCGGTGTCGACACGTTACGAAGGGGCGAAGGTATGACTGATCCGTATATCGAAGACGATGGCGCTGAATTCCCGTTCAACAACTGTGTGCGATGCGGCCAGACGGAATATCAGTCGGGATTCGGTGAAGACCCGGTGCAGACTGGCAAGATCAAGGCGACGGCACCCAAGGGGCTGAAGGCGAAATTTTTACCCCGGGTTGCGAACCGCGCCCGAAAATAGTCCGACCGCGAACAACCCCGTCATGAACGGGGTTTTTGCGTTTTATGTATGTCCAGGGAAAGGTCCTACAGATGGTTGAAGTGTTTGAAGGCTTTTCACAAACTTTTCACGCCGCTCAAAGTAGGGTGAAGCCATCCGTTAGAAAGCAAGTCTCCAGCCCGTCTCCCCAGCGGGCTTTTTTTTGCCTGCGATAAAACCTTTTCCAGAATCGCTGTCCAATCGGCGCCAAGTGCGCGCGGCTGCCGGATTTCGTCTGGACTTTTGCGTTCATCCGGCATTAAATCCTGGCCCTTTTTTGTCATCCCGATTTGTGAGGTTTGTCATGCGTTTAACTCTGCCTGCTCTGGTTCTGGGGCTTCTGGTTGCTCAAGGTGCAGTCGCCGGCGAAGGCACTGCTGCGCTCGGCGGCGGTCTGGGTGGTGCGCTGGGTAATGTCGTCGGCCAGAAAATGGGCGGCAGCACCGGCGCAGCAATTGGCGCCGGTGTCGCAGGCGCGGCGGGCAGTGCGATGGCCGCTGGCAAGGGCAGCCGGACCAAAGCTGCCATCGGCGGCGGTGTCGGTGCGGCCGGTGGTTCGGTGATCGGCAACAGCCTGGGCGGCAGAAATGGCGCGACCATTGGTGCCGGTCTCGGTGGTGCTGCCGGCGGTGCCGTGGGCGCCAACCTGGCCAAAGGTCACAAGCGTCACTGAGAGTGAACGCTTGTCAGAAAAAGCCCGACTCAATGTCGGGCTTTTTCGTGGCTGAACGTTTTCCCGGGAAATGTCTCCAATTGACATAAGCCCTGTGGGTATACCGTCCCGGTTCGGGAACTGTGAGGTTCAAATGCGTTTGTCATTATCTGCACTGTTTTTCGGATTAGTGATCGCTCAAGGCGCAATGGCCGCCGGAGATGGCAGCGCTGCCGTCGGTGGCGGACTGGGCGGTGTGCTTGGTAACGTGGTCGGTGGCCAGCTCGGCGGCAGCACCGGTGCAGCGGTCGGCGCAGGTGTCGGTGGCGCGGCGGGCAGCGCGGTCGGAGCGAATAAACACAATCGCACCGAAGCTGCCATTGGTGGTGGCCTCGGCGCAGCGGGCGGCTCAGTGCTGGGTAACAGCCTGGGCGGCTCCACCGGTTCTGCCATCGGTGCAGGTTTGGGCGGCGCGGCCGGTGGTGCAGTGGGCAACAACATGGGTGATGACGGCGGAAAAGCCCATTCTGGTGGTGGCCACAAGCACAATAAGTACAAACATAAAAACCGACATCATTGATCGAATATCGAAAACAAACCCGGCCCGGCGCCGGGTTTTTCGTTTCTGGCGGTCGGATGCTGGAACGATTGGCTGTAGGGCTTTTCGAAGGTAATACACTCACCAGACGCAGAGGTTTGCCATGACTCCCGAAACCGAAGGCAAGGAAGAGAAGGGCCCGAGCGGGTTGCCGTTTATCAATGATCCGGGGAACGAGGACCCGGGGTCGTTGATGGACGATGCAACGGTGCCGTTGAATGATTCCGATGATGCTTTAGATGAGGAGTATGAAGAGGAAGAGGAAGAGGAAGAGCAGTGATTGCTTGTTCTTTTGATACAAGCTGGTAGTGATGCTTTTTCATTTTCGGGGCCTGGATTCTGTCAGGCCCTTTGGACGTTTTGGGACGGGTTGTGAGAAGGACGATGATGTCGATGAAAAACGGAGTATCCATCGCCTTCGCCTGCGGGTCTGTTAGGGCAGGATGAATTGAGGTTGGAGGATGCGCAGGCACAGGCGTTGTGATCAGGAGGGAACAACTGCGTCGACTTCAGCCTCTCCTCAATATTCAGATATTAATTTTTGGGGGCTGGCGGAGCATTACAAGTACATGCTTCAACCACGTAACTCCATCTTGCCATTCGTGCCAATAACAGTAACTGCACCCCATCTCTTTCAATAAAAAATCTCGCATATGTTCTTCTGTTAGATCAAGCGCCGATACAGCTTCAGTTTCTTTTATTACATCCAGAATTACGCAAGCTTCAGAATCAGCAATGAACGATTTAACGACGTCATCAGCGACATCAAACTCACTCATCCAGTCTTCATGAAAATAAGCTCCGAGGAATTGAAATAGCTGAGGAAACTCTTCATTTGTCATTTACAAATCCCGTCAAAATAAAGTATCCGAGCGGCGACTTCGCCTCTCGCTGAAGCACTAACCTGATGCTGAATAATGGCTCTAATTTGCCACTCTTTCGCACAATACCCACGCCAGCGGGAGCCGAAACCCTCTCATTGATAACAAACCTCTGCGCCTTGCCTTTTAAAAACTCATCAATTTTTTTCTGATTATTTCTCATGACATTTGACAGTGCGGCTTCAGCTTCAAAACGATCAGGAAATGTTGATGCGATTGGTATATTCGGTTCTGCCTGTAGTCTAGCTCGCAGTTGAGCTTCGGACCTTTCTACATGCTTCGCTATCACATGCCCACCTCGAGACTCGTGAGCGTTTAACCCACCTCCGGGGACTATCTCACTAAATGGGCCGTCAGCCTGTATTGCTCCTGGACATGGAGTGCAAGTCAACCCCAACGGATCCACCCACCGCGTCGGATTCGGCACGTACTGGTACTGATTCAACCCTCCGGCCAGCTTCACCGGATCGGGCGTCAGATACCGCCCCAGCCGCGGGTCGTAATACCGGTGCCGGTTGTAATGCAGTCCGCTCTCCGCATCGAAATACTGCCCCTGAAACCGCAGCGGCTGGTCCAGGTAGTCCTCGCCGGCCAGGGTGATCGCCGCGACTTTGCCGTAGGCGTCGTATTGCGCCGACCAGACGATTTCGCCGCTGTAGTCGGTCAGTTCCTGCGGCGTGCCGAGGTGGTCGAGCTGGTAGTAAAACGGGCAGGCCTTTTTCGGGCCTTTGCCGTCGAGCAGCGCCAGCGGGCGGAAGGTGCCGGGTTCGTAGATGTAGCTGCGGTGCTGGGTTTTGCTGCTTTCGGCGACGAGGTGGTCGCCTTGCCAGAAGTACTCGGTGCTGACGCCGTCGACGGTTTTGCGGATGCGTCGGCCGAAGGCGTCGTAGCGATAACTGGCGGTTTTGCCGTCGGGGCGGGTCAGGCCGATCAGGCGGTGCTGGCTGTCGTAGCGGTATTCGGTGACCAATTGCTGGTCGCGGCCACGGCGTTCGCGGATCAGGTTGCCAAAGGCGTCGTAGTCGTAATGGCGGTCGCCCTGCATCAGCAGGCGGTTGCCCCTGATTTGTGTCGGGCCGGGGCGGTCCTGCATCAGCAGGTTGCCGGCCGGGTCGTGGGCGAAGGTTTCCGGCAGTTCGTCGCGCGAGTGGCGCACGCGGATCAGGCGGTCGAGGGCGTCGTAGCCGTAGGTGCGCTGGCCGTGGCGGCTGTCGGCAATGTGCTCGAGGTTGCCGTTGGCGCTGTAGGCATAATCGCGGCGGTACAGCGAAGCGTGCTGATGGCCTACAGCGTGGGCGAGTAAACGGCCCTGGTCGTCGTAGGCATATTCGCTGAGCAGCAGGCCTTGCTGACGTTGTTGTTCGCGACCGGACTGGTAGACGTGGCGGGTCAGCGATGCGCCGTTGAGGTCGATGGCGGTGAGCGCGCCGCCCTTGGCATAGTGATAGTCGAGCTTGCTGTTGTCCGGCAGGCGCTGGCGCTTGAGCTGACCGCAGGCGTCGTAGGCGTAACGCAGGGTGCCCCAGCCCTGATGCTCGGTGATCAGCCGATCCTGCAGGTCGTATTCGAAGGCCAGCGAATGTTTTTGCCCGTCATCGACGCCCACCAGACGCCCGAGGCGGTCGTAGCGGTACTCGACCTTGACCCCGTCGGGCAGGGTCTTGATCAGCAGGCGCCCGGCGGTATCGCGCTCGTAAGCTGTGACCCGCGTCGAGCCGTCATCGCCGAACTCGGTCTTTTCCAGCAGATGCCCGTTGAGGTCATAGGCATACGCCGTACGGCGGCCGTCGAAGCCGGTTTCCTGTCGGATCAATCCGGTGGACGTGTAGTCCAGGCGGTATGTTTCGCCGGACTCGTTCTCGATCTCGGTGAGCAACAACTGCGCATGGTCGTAGCGGTACTGCACCCGCGTGCCGTCGGGGTTGATCTTGCGCGAGACCAGGTGCAGGTCATCGTCATACTCGTAACGGGTGATGCGCCCGAGTTCGTCACGCTCGGCGGTGACCTGACCGTAGGCGCCGTAGCTGTAGGCGCGGGTGGCACCGGTAGGCGCCGTCGTCTGAACCAGCCGGCCCAGCGCATCCCACTGCTGACGCGTGACAGCGCCATGTTCGTCGCACGTGGTGGTCCGTCGCCCCAGCGCATCGTAGGAAAAGCGCCGCACGCCACCGTCGGGCAAGGTTTCTTCAACGAGCTGACCGAGGTCGTTCCAGACCCGCACATGGCGGCTGCTGTCCGGGTAACGGATCGACAGCAACCGCCCACGGGCGTCGTAGTGGTAATGGGTGACATGGCCGTCAGGATCGACCGCCTCGGTGACATCGCCCTGGGCATTGCGCCGCCAGGTCCACACCGCCTCGCCCCGTGCACGGCTGTGCAGGAAACCGTTACGGTATTCGTAGGACGTCGGCTCATCATCCGGCGCAAGCAGCGCCACCAGCCGTCCGGCCTCGTCGTAGCGGTATTCGGTGATCGCACCTGACGCATCTTGCTCGGCGACCAAGCGCCCCGAGGAGTCGTAGGCCTTGAGCTGTTCGCCACCGTTGGCCTCGACCTTGCGCACCAGGCGTGCGCGGTCATCGTGGACGTAGGTTTCCTCGGTGCCATCAACGTAATGCACCGCCACGCTGCCGTCGTCGTTCCAGACATAACGCGTGTCCACCTGCGAGAACGACGCCCAGTGGCGCACGCAGCGGGCCGCCTTGCCGGACCGCTCCCACTCCCAGAAGAAACTGGCGCCACCGGTCAATTGCCGTTGCAGGATGACGTGTTGATCGTCGTAGTCGTAACGCTCGCTGTCGCCGGCGGCGTTGGTCGCCTCGATCAATCGCTGTTGGGCGTCGTAGCAATAACTGACCAACGTTTGCTCGGTGCGCCAGACATCGCCAGCCAACACCTGGTAATCAACGGCGATCAGATGCGCACGCTCATAGCGCAACAGCAGCGACCGACCCGTGCCGTTATCCAGTCGCTGAACCCTGTCAGACCGATCCCGTAAAACACGTAACCGGTTGTCGTACGAATCGCTGACCGCCGTCAGCCGCCCCGCCCGAAAGTGATAAAACCGCGCCGTTTCCCCCGCCAGCGCAAGAATCAGCTCCTCCGGCTCTTCGCCGAGAAAAATCGCCGCCCGCGACAGGCTGTTGTGAATCGCCGGCCGTTCAACGCTGGGCAACGGAAACCGCGTGCGGCGGTTTTCGTGATCGACCCAGACCACCACATCGCCATCGAACTCCAGCCGATGCGCCAGTGAATGACTCCAGCCAAAGCCC encodes:
- the cysC gene encoding adenylyl-sulfate kinase, producing MATEKINPRENIVLHPTQVAQVDRERVVAQKPFTIWFTGLSGSGKSTLAFSIEKLLIEGGKPAYVLDGDNVRHGLCKDLGFSAEDRSENIRRIAEVARLMNEAGVTVMVACISPTRECREKARTIIGDERFLEVYLSTPLDVCERLDPKGLYRKARAGLIPDFTGVSAPYEVPEAPALVLDASERSIADCVEAIVAKARNCAQ
- a CDS encoding restriction endonuclease → MHVSKYYNLGRKQSELDFVDVRLDTDVPVFLDPTAIKSLESPWGNELSSLLQSFFETVLNHIKNGKHKAAQALLASLSERNEFHLGYSSGKSQGHAFGTKSAESVWGALFKSNASLTGLLEDLEDTCLLIEGIGSDMISDAVSNILRGPLIKYTQDMCVYYGIPMTAGVVSGPLWNPLKGIWDNDFVTLPVAGKYGKVIFVPKLLVRQKLSYRVDEYYRHFLLPEMQLSELKAQTPLVEVLKDGSRRVTKKALMGKYGKDKLAVVNMTIRHPHALEDYRIAKRDKTPLPLSHEDIADIEKVDKPDWDLLKKELLAIPPGNDAASAYENVIEKIFSALFYPSLCNPKKQHNIHDGRKRIDITYTNEAKSGFFYWIGTHYPSSLIFVECKNYGKEVGNPEVDQLSGRFSPRRGTVGILTCRNIQDKVRLTARCKDTARDSRGYILVLDDHDVLALLDERNKVDGLLAYELLRNKFMELIN
- a CDS encoding YMGG-like glycine zipper-containing protein, translated to MRLSLSALFFGLVIAQGAMAAGDGSAAVGGGLGGVLGNVVGGQLGGSTGAAVGAGVGGAAGSAVGANKHNRTEAAIGGGLGAAGGSVLGNSLGGSTGSAIGAGLGGAAGGAVGNNMGDDGGKAHSGGGHKHNKYKHKNRHH
- a CDS encoding contact-dependent growth inhibition system immunity protein; its protein translation is MTNEEFPQLFQFLGAYFHEDWMSEFDVADDVVKSFIADSEACVILDVIKETEAVSALDLTEEHMRDFLLKEMGCSYCYWHEWQDGVTWLKHVLVMLRQPPKINI
- a CDS encoding bacteriocin, which produces MRLTLPALVLGLLVAQGAVAGEGTAALGGGLGGALGNVVGQKMGGSTGAAIGAGVAGAAGSAMAAGKGSRTKAAIGGGVGAAGGSVIGNSLGGRNGATIGAGLGGAAGGAVGANLAKGHKRH
- a CDS encoding RHS repeat protein encodes the protein MFQTDRLLALNNSIGLLVVAALNPDRPDFENLIREFRLCLNHYEAWAEQFWTGSVLDIEQVFTVGNDVRLSAPINRREPISSSVVMCPAAGPLTLVHMFEAARFVPIGDTPVMLEPVIAEVDGVLSFGEPLRHTIGPSGILEVSDCDRGQRYRITFFPDVSTAHVRALYASYEGILDELEGWLRSEWAGFQPLWAEFSSAGFAERYGQLQQADWRGFENALQRVWDDIKQVFALLADLQANSQKLLEYLTDAELDALLQASSEAIANGLLLLSDEPLLFIHLAAFTSWLKMLPPQHLAEVVAEVRVELLISFLLVRVSGGVGVSLRLSNKVLAKIKSPRTREWLAASALRLAELTATRDLNSHAGVLKPLVVNVRDVPLKPTASIPLNIRQADSLVLSVPNPAPLARDKSRGMSRMERHELHDDAPAQAKNPNGDSADCVSRTCTNGCPVSMVTGEELLTLTDGTLDGLLPFEFTRLYRTSAVENDVGLGFGWSHSLAHRLEFDGDVVVWVDHENRRTRFPLPSVERPAIHNSLSRAAIFLGEEPEELILALAGETARFYHFRAGRLTAVSDSYDNRLRVLRDRSDRVQRLDNGTGRSLLLRYERAHLIAVDYQVLAGDVWRTEQTLVSYCYDAQQRLIEATNAAGDSERYDYDDQHVILQRQLTGGASFFWEWERSGKAARCVRHWASFSQVDTRYVWNDDGSVAVHYVDGTEETYVHDDRARLVRKVEANGGEQLKAYDSSGRLVAEQDASGAITEYRYDEAGRLVALLAPDDEPTSYEYRNGFLHSRARGEAVWTWRRNAQGDVTEAVDPDGHVTHYHYDARGRLLSIRYPDSSRHVRVWNDLGQLVEETLPDGGVRRFSYDALGRRTTTCDEHGAVTRQQWDALGRLVQTTAPTGATRAYSYGAYGQVTAERDELGRITRYEYDDDLHLVSRKINPDGTRVQYRYDHAQLLLTEIENESGETYRLDYTSTGLIRQETGFDGRRTAYAYDLNGHLLEKTEFGDDGSTRVTAYERDTAGRLLIKTLPDGVKVEYRYDRLGRLVGVDDGQKHSLAFEYDLQDRLITEHQGWGTLRYAYDACGQLKRQRLPDNSKLDYHYAKGGALTAIDLNGASLTRHVYQSGREQQRQQGLLLSEYAYDDQGRLLAHAVGHQHASLYRRDYAYSANGNLEHIADSRHGQRTYGYDALDRLIRVRHSRDELPETFAHDPAGNLLMQDRPGPTQIRGNRLLMQGDRHYDYDAFGNLIRERRGRDQQLVTEYRYDSQHRLIGLTRPDGKTASYRYDAFGRRIRKTVDGVSTEYFWQGDHLVAESSKTQHRSYIYEPGTFRPLALLDGKGPKKACPFYYQLDHLGTPQELTDYSGEIVWSAQYDAYGKVAAITLAGEDYLDQPLRFQGQYFDAESGLHYNRHRYYDPRLGRYLTPDPVKLAGGLNQYQYVPNPTRWVDPLGLTCTPCPGAIQADGPFSEIVPGGGLNAHESRGGHVIAKHVERSEAQLRARLQAEPNIPIASTFPDRFEAEAALSNVMRNNQKKIDEFLKGKAQRFVINERVSAPAGVGIVRKSGKLEPLFSIRLVLQREAKSPLGYFILTGFVNDK
- a CDS encoding YbjQ family protein; this encodes MITTTTHSIEGRQITAYLDIVSAESVQGVNVIRDMFAGMRDFFGGRSQTLERALKEARIQATEEIKERARALQADAVVGLDFEISMPAGMGGMVVVFATGTAVKLR